One part of the Mesorhizobium sp. M4B.F.Ca.ET.058.02.1.1 genome encodes these proteins:
- a CDS encoding aminotransferase class V-fold PLP-dependent enzyme produces the protein MAGFTHLFIPGPTNIPEQVRQAMNLPMEDMRASSFPDLTLPLFEDIKKVFKNETGRVFIYPSSGTGAWESAMTNVLSPGDRVLMSRFGQFSHLWVDMAERLGFEVDVIDCEWGTGVPLELYAERLQADKAHRIKAVFCTQNETATGVTSDVAGCRAVLDDANHPALLFVDGVSSIGSIDFRQEEWGVDCAVSGSQKGFMLPAGLGFLSVSQKALAASRVATHRRCYFSFEDMIRVNDTGYFPYTPATQLLRGLRASLDLIAAEGLENIFARHHRLAGGVRKAVDAWGLKLCAKTPQWHSDTVSAILVPEGIDSANVVKRAYGTYQTSLGGGLNKVAGKVFRIGHLGWLNEVMVLASLSAAELTLLDCGVKLAPGSGVGAAIQHFRASAAVPVAEAA, from the coding sequence ATGGCTGGGTTCACCCATCTTTTCATTCCAGGACCCACCAACATTCCGGAGCAGGTCCGGCAGGCCATGAACCTGCCGATGGAGGACATGCGCGCCTCCTCGTTCCCGGATCTGACCTTGCCGCTGTTCGAGGACATCAAGAAGGTCTTCAAGAACGAGACCGGCCGCGTCTTCATCTACCCGTCGTCCGGCACCGGCGCCTGGGAATCGGCAATGACCAACGTGCTCAGCCCCGGTGACCGGGTGCTGATGTCGCGCTTCGGCCAATTCTCGCACCTGTGGGTCGACATGGCCGAGCGTCTCGGCTTCGAGGTCGACGTCATCGACTGCGAATGGGGAACCGGCGTCCCGCTCGAGCTCTATGCCGAGAGGCTGCAGGCCGACAAGGCGCACCGCATCAAGGCTGTGTTCTGCACGCAGAACGAGACGGCGACCGGCGTCACCAGCGATGTCGCCGGCTGCCGCGCGGTGCTCGACGACGCAAACCACCCTGCCCTGCTCTTCGTCGACGGCGTCTCGTCGATCGGCTCGATCGACTTCCGTCAGGAAGAATGGGGCGTCGACTGCGCCGTCAGCGGCTCGCAGAAAGGCTTCATGCTGCCGGCCGGCCTCGGCTTCCTGTCGGTCAGCCAGAAGGCGCTTGCCGCGTCGCGGGTCGCGACCCACCGGCGTTGTTACTTCTCCTTCGAGGACATGATCCGCGTCAACGATACGGGCTACTTCCCCTATACGCCGGCCACACAACTGCTGCGTGGCCTTCGCGCCTCGCTCGACCTGATCGCCGCGGAAGGGCTGGAGAACATCTTCGCTCGCCACCATCGCCTCGCTGGAGGCGTGCGCAAGGCCGTCGACGCCTGGGGCCTGAAGCTGTGCGCCAAGACTCCGCAATGGCACTCCGATACGGTCAGCGCCATCCTGGTGCCCGAAGGCATCGACAGCGCCAACGTCGTCAAGCGAGCCTACGGGACCTACCAGACATCGCTCGGCGGCGGCCTCAACAAGGTGGCCGGCAAAGTGTTCCGCATCGGCCATCTCGGCTGGCTGAACGAGGTGATGGTGCTGGCCTCGCTGTCGGCCGCCGAGCTGACGCTGCTCGACTGCGGCGTCAAGCTGGCGCCGGGCTCCGGCGTCGGCGCCGCCATCCAGCACTTCCGCGCCTCGGCCGCCGTGCCAGTTGCCGAAGCCGCCTGA
- a CDS encoding phosphoenolpyruvate carboxylase translates to MPALQASGVWFQLLAIADELLAMRARRELEQGAGVDEVPGSFASVIAQMAANGHSAKEVQTALSELCVGPTMTAHPTEAKRVTVLEIHRRIYRKLTELDQPRWAPRERDLLVADLESEIELLWMTGELRLERPTVEREIAWGLHFFREVIFEATPQLYGKLQGAFERHYPEEPIRVPSFMRYASWIGGDRDGNPNVTAAVTAHAMAEYRNTAIGWYLAQVQRLVSVLSASSNVIDLPASFEPVLQTALDKSGQGHELAARNPDEPLRQFASALLARLIATRDGGTPAYPSAEAFRTDLNALSSVLEAIGGRAVARRFVQPLLWQVGSFGFRTVSLDVRQNSTVVNRVLAELFALTNPADPVAVGTPLWSARIRAALSQGEQLKINADRLSPEAGELLSTFSVIARHISGSDGDAVGAFVLSMTRSADDLLAVYLLAQYCGLSTAPGGGGTIRLRIVPLFETIADLQAAPGILNGLLGVSLVRRTVQDFGARQEIMLGYSDSNKDGGFLASNWELAKAQKRLAAIGRKHKVRISFFHGRGGSVSRGGAPTGRAIAAQPAGTVAGTMRVTEQGEVVSSKFANRGTGLNQLEILAAGVLAHSVGSPGDVELKEAPEFDEALEALAGMSQASYAGLMAEPGFLNYFNQASPVAELALLKMGSRPDRRFGASGIADLRAIPWVFAWSQNRHLLTGWYGIGSAMSSFVTVRGEAGRDLLARMFEHSRFFRLIVDEAEKTLYQSDMEIARLYAGLVSDSDAAGRIHARIAAEYELTRRLIGDLTGGDLSARFPMFKRRFDNLRRQMDDIHRLQVDLLREVRANTGAADQKRATDALLVSINCISAGLGWTG, encoded by the coding sequence ATCCCGGCGCTCCAGGCGAGCGGCGTATGGTTCCAGTTGCTGGCGATTGCCGACGAGTTGCTTGCCATGCGGGCGCGCCGCGAACTCGAACAAGGCGCCGGTGTCGATGAGGTGCCCGGGTCCTTTGCCAGCGTGATCGCGCAGATGGCAGCGAACGGTCACTCCGCGAAAGAAGTCCAGACGGCGCTCAGCGAGCTTTGTGTCGGCCCGACCATGACCGCGCACCCGACGGAGGCCAAGCGCGTCACGGTGCTGGAGATCCACCGCCGTATCTATCGCAAGCTGACCGAGCTCGACCAGCCGCGCTGGGCGCCGCGCGAGCGCGACCTGCTGGTCGCCGATCTGGAAAGCGAAATCGAGCTTTTGTGGATGACGGGTGAACTGCGGCTGGAGCGCCCGACGGTCGAACGCGAAATCGCCTGGGGCCTGCATTTCTTTCGCGAAGTCATCTTCGAGGCGACGCCGCAGCTCTATGGCAAGCTCCAAGGCGCCTTCGAGCGTCACTATCCGGAAGAGCCGATCAGAGTTCCCTCCTTCATGCGCTATGCTTCGTGGATCGGCGGCGACCGCGATGGCAATCCCAACGTGACGGCCGCGGTCACGGCCCATGCCATGGCCGAATACCGCAATACCGCCATAGGCTGGTATCTGGCGCAGGTGCAGCGGCTGGTGTCGGTGCTCAGCGCCAGCTCGAACGTTATCGACCTGCCGGCCAGCTTCGAGCCGGTGCTGCAAACGGCGCTCGATAAAAGCGGACAGGGACACGAGCTCGCCGCCCGCAACCCTGACGAACCACTTCGCCAGTTCGCCTCGGCCCTGCTTGCCCGGCTGATCGCCACGCGGGATGGCGGGACGCCAGCGTACCCCTCGGCGGAGGCGTTTCGGACCGATCTCAACGCCCTGTCTTCAGTGCTCGAAGCGATCGGCGGACGCGCGGTAGCCAGGCGTTTCGTCCAGCCGCTGCTTTGGCAGGTCGGAAGCTTCGGCTTCCGCACGGTTTCGCTCGACGTCAGGCAGAACTCCACGGTCGTCAACCGCGTGCTGGCCGAGCTGTTTGCGCTGACAAATCCCGCTGACCCGGTGGCAGTCGGCACGCCGCTATGGTCGGCGCGCATTCGTGCTGCCTTGAGCCAGGGCGAGCAGCTGAAGATCAACGCAGACCGGCTCTCGCCTGAAGCAGGCGAACTACTTTCGACGTTCTCGGTCATCGCCAGGCACATCTCCGGATCGGATGGCGACGCGGTCGGCGCTTTCGTTCTCAGCATGACCCGCTCGGCCGACGACCTGCTCGCTGTCTATCTGCTGGCGCAATATTGCGGCCTTTCGACCGCGCCCGGTGGCGGCGGCACAATCCGGCTGCGGATCGTGCCCTTGTTCGAGACCATCGCCGATCTGCAGGCCGCCCCGGGCATCCTGAACGGATTGCTCGGCGTTTCGCTGGTGAGGCGCACGGTGCAAGATTTCGGCGCGCGCCAGGAAATCATGCTCGGCTATTCGGACTCCAACAAGGACGGCGGTTTCCTGGCCTCCAATTGGGAACTGGCAAAAGCGCAAAAGCGCCTCGCGGCGATCGGGCGCAAGCACAAGGTCAGGATCAGTTTCTTCCACGGCCGCGGCGGCTCCGTCAGCCGTGGCGGTGCGCCGACCGGGCGGGCAATCGCGGCGCAGCCGGCAGGCACCGTCGCCGGAACCATGCGGGTGACCGAGCAGGGCGAGGTCGTCTCGTCGAAATTCGCCAATCGCGGCACCGGCCTCAACCAGCTCGAGATTCTCGCCGCTGGCGTGCTGGCTCACAGTGTAGGATCGCCCGGCGATGTCGAGCTGAAGGAAGCGCCGGAGTTCGACGAAGCGCTGGAAGCGCTGGCAGGCATGTCGCAGGCATCCTATGCCGGGCTGATGGCCGAGCCCGGCTTCCTCAACTATTTCAACCAGGCGAGCCCGGTCGCGGAGCTGGCGCTCTTGAAAATGGGTTCGCGGCCGGACCGCCGTTTTGGCGCCAGCGGCATCGCCGACCTGCGCGCCATTCCATGGGTGTTCGCCTGGAGCCAGAACCGTCATCTGTTGACCGGCTGGTATGGCATCGGCAGCGCGATGAGCTCCTTCGTCACCGTGCGCGGCGAGGCCGGGCGCGACCTTCTGGCCCGCATGTTCGAGCACTCGCGCTTCTTCCGCCTGATCGTCGACGAGGCCGAGAAGACGCTTTACCAGTCCGACATGGAGATCGCGCGGCTCTACGCCGGCCTGGTGTCCGACAGCGATGCGGCCGGACGAATCCACGCCCGCATCGCCGCTGAATATGAGTTGACGCGACGCCTGATCGGCGACCTCACGGGAGGCGATCTCTCCGCGCGCTTTCCGATGTTCAAGCGGCGTTTCGACAATCTGCGGCGACAGATGGATGACATCCACCGGCTGCAGGTCGATCTGCTGCGTGAAGTTCGCGCCAATACCGGCGCAGCGGATCAAAAGCGGGCGACCGACGCCCTGCTCGTCTCGATCAACTGCATCTCGGCGGGGCTGGGGTGGACGGGGTAG
- a CDS encoding site-2 protease family protein, with product MSPIVMAILLAGNLGLIFLLMTVPLGLRTVTVSRLVAADRHRLWQALWPFGSDAGWSGEIVSTQALDGEGMARITLSWEGRDGQPIERRVALENVVEASRFSMRVLDDSSLDASFWANYRETIELAAEGGATRVSLSQTDRYRGVAFLIFRYFAMRRELGKLQRWARTGEYRKGGWFEHPLSQVGFAVLSAFILWPFFGLSLGGLALAAILTSVVALHELGHMAAFRLMGHSRARMIFIPLLGGIAIGGRPYDSRFEVAFVALMGAGFSAFLVPVLIAASGLARGEGHGAVAALLATLAGFSALFNIANLVPVWKFDGGQVLRQICPGPIALALASFLLLSALLALGWLAGFSPGFLLAAGVVFLILSLLTMGSAVKPRHELKPIRTLDRFAMAGALLAVFAIHGYGVLWASAQLV from the coding sequence GTGTCGCCGATCGTGATGGCCATCCTCCTGGCCGGCAATCTCGGACTGATTTTTCTGCTGATGACCGTGCCGCTGGGTTTGCGTACGGTCACGGTGTCCCGGCTGGTGGCGGCGGACCGCCATCGGCTCTGGCAGGCGCTATGGCCGTTCGGCAGCGATGCCGGCTGGTCGGGCGAGATCGTTTCGACGCAGGCACTGGATGGGGAGGGCATGGCCCGGATCACCCTGTCCTGGGAGGGGCGCGATGGCCAGCCGATCGAACGCAGGGTCGCGCTTGAAAATGTCGTCGAGGCCAGCCGGTTCTCCATGCGCGTCCTCGACGATTCTTCGCTCGATGCCTCGTTCTGGGCAAACTATCGCGAAACCATCGAGCTCGCGGCCGAAGGCGGCGCGACCCGGGTGAGTCTCAGCCAGACCGATCGCTATCGCGGCGTCGCGTTCCTGATCTTCCGCTATTTCGCCATGCGTCGCGAGCTCGGCAAGCTGCAGCGCTGGGCGAGGACCGGAGAGTATCGCAAGGGCGGCTGGTTCGAGCATCCGCTGAGCCAGGTCGGATTCGCCGTGCTTTCGGCCTTCATCCTGTGGCCGTTCTTCGGCCTCAGCCTTGGCGGCCTGGCGCTGGCCGCGATCCTGACCTCGGTGGTCGCCCTGCACGAGCTCGGCCATATGGCGGCATTCCGGCTGATGGGACATAGCAGGGCGCGCATGATCTTCATCCCGCTGCTCGGCGGTATCGCCATCGGCGGCAGGCCCTACGACAGCCGCTTCGAGGTGGCCTTCGTGGCGCTGATGGGCGCCGGCTTCTCGGCCTTCCTGGTGCCCGTGCTGATTGCCGCCAGCGGGCTTGCCAGAGGCGAGGGGCATGGCGCAGTCGCCGCGCTGCTGGCGACGCTGGCAGGCTTTTCCGCGCTCTTCAACATCGCCAATCTGGTGCCGGTGTGGAAGTTCGACGGCGGCCAGGTGCTGCGCCAGATCTGCCCCGGACCGATCGCGCTGGCACTGGCTTCGTTCCTGCTGCTGTCAGCCCTGCTGGCGCTCGGCTGGCTGGCCGGCTTTTCGCCGGGCTTCCTGCTTGCGGCCGGCGTCGTGTTCCTGATCCTCAGCCTGCTCACCATGGGCAGCGCGGTGAAGCCGCGCCATGAGCTGAAGCCGATTCGCACCTTGGACCGTTTCGCCATGGCCGGCGCGCTACTCGCGGTCTTCGCCATCCACGGCTACGGGGTGCTGTGGGCGTCGGCGCAACTGGTCTGA
- a CDS encoding malate--CoA ligase subunit beta, with translation MDIHEYQAKELLARHGVHVPRGGLAYSPEQATYRAREIGGSRWVLKAQVHSGARGKAGGIKLCANDEEISNAAEAMLGRKLVTQQTGPRGKLISRLYLEEAVDIAQELYLGFVLDRKEERVMIVASAAGGMEIEDISEKKPDSIIRATVDPGVGMQGFQAREIAFGLGLESNLIGKATETILGCYQVFRDYDASMLEINPLVVTRDGSLVALDAKMSFDENALFRRPEISELRDKSQEDPRETFASDRGLSYVGLEGNIGCIINGAGLAMATMDMIKIAGGEPANFLDIGGGASPERVAKSFRAVLGDKNVETILVNIFAGINRCDWVAEGVIKAIREVGVDVPLVVRLSGTKVEEGRKILADSGEAVIVADTLAEAAEKAVAAWRAAAKKKKAA, from the coding sequence ATGGACATTCACGAATATCAGGCCAAGGAACTGCTCGCCCGCCACGGCGTGCACGTGCCGCGCGGCGGCCTCGCCTACAGCCCCGAGCAGGCGACCTACCGGGCGCGCGAGATCGGCGGCTCGAGATGGGTGCTGAAGGCGCAGGTTCACTCCGGTGCGCGCGGCAAGGCCGGCGGCATCAAGCTCTGCGCCAACGACGAGGAAATCTCCAACGCCGCCGAAGCCATGCTCGGCCGCAAGCTGGTGACCCAGCAGACCGGCCCGCGCGGCAAGCTGATCTCGCGCCTCTATCTCGAGGAGGCGGTCGACATCGCCCAGGAGCTCTATCTCGGCTTCGTGCTCGACCGTAAGGAAGAGCGCGTCATGATCGTGGCGTCGGCCGCCGGCGGCATGGAGATCGAGGATATCTCCGAAAAGAAGCCGGATTCGATCATCCGCGCCACGGTCGATCCCGGCGTCGGCATGCAGGGCTTCCAGGCGCGCGAGATCGCTTTCGGCCTCGGGCTCGAGAGCAATCTGATCGGCAAGGCGACCGAAACCATCCTCGGCTGCTACCAGGTGTTCCGCGATTACGACGCCTCGATGCTGGAGATCAATCCGCTGGTGGTGACCCGCGACGGCAGCCTGGTCGCGCTCGACGCCAAGATGTCGTTCGACGAGAACGCCCTGTTCCGCCGCCCGGAGATCTCCGAATTGCGCGACAAGAGCCAGGAAGACCCGCGCGAAACCTTCGCCAGTGACCGCGGCCTTTCCTATGTCGGCCTGGAGGGCAATATCGGCTGCATCATCAATGGCGCCGGCCTCGCCATGGCGACGATGGACATGATCAAGATCGCCGGCGGCGAGCCGGCCAACTTCCTCGACATCGGCGGCGGCGCCTCTCCGGAGCGGGTGGCGAAATCCTTCCGCGCCGTGCTCGGCGACAAGAATGTCGAGACCATCCTGGTCAACATCTTCGCCGGCATCAACCGCTGCGACTGGGTCGCCGAAGGCGTCATCAAGGCGATCCGCGAAGTCGGCGTCGACGTGCCGCTGGTGGTGCGGCTCTCCGGCACCAAGGTCGAGGAAGGACGCAAGATCCTGGCCGATTCCGGCGAGGCGGTGATCGTCGCCGACACGCTGGCCGAAGCCGCCGAAAAGGCCGTCGCCGCCTGGCGCGCGGCCGCCAAGAAGAAAAAAGCAGCCTGA
- the sucD gene encoding succinate--CoA ligase subunit alpha, which yields MAILLNRSTRVIVQGFTGKIGSFHAEDMKRYGTKLVGGVTPGKGGQTHLGLPIFNTVKGAVRETRAEASIVFVPPPFAADSIMEAADAGIKLCVCITDGIPSQDMMQVKRYMRRYRFEDRMRLVGPNCAGVITPGQALMGIMPGSIYLPGRVGIVGRSGTLGYEAASQMKALGIGVSTSVGIGGDPINGSSFKDILQLFERDEDTDAVVMIGEIGGPQEAEAAIWARDNMRKPLIAYIAGLSAPKGRRMGHAGAIISAFGESAQEKVEILKEAGVVIVPTPASFGEVVADTLARTKKAA from the coding sequence ATGGCAATCCTGCTCAATCGCAGCACCCGCGTCATCGTCCAGGGCTTCACCGGCAAGATCGGCAGCTTCCATGCCGAGGACATGAAGCGCTACGGCACCAAGCTGGTCGGCGGCGTCACCCCCGGCAAGGGCGGCCAGACCCATCTCGGCCTGCCCATCTTCAACACCGTCAAGGGCGCCGTGCGCGAGACCCGCGCCGAGGCCAGCATTGTCTTCGTGCCGCCGCCCTTCGCCGCCGATTCGATCATGGAAGCGGCGGACGCCGGCATCAAGCTTTGCGTCTGCATCACCGACGGCATCCCGTCGCAGGACATGATGCAGGTCAAGCGCTACATGCGCCGTTATCGCTTCGAGGACCGCATGCGCCTCGTCGGTCCGAACTGCGCCGGCGTCATCACGCCCGGACAGGCGCTGATGGGCATCATGCCCGGCAGCATCTACCTCCCCGGCCGCGTCGGCATCGTCGGCCGCTCCGGCACGCTGGGCTACGAGGCGGCCTCGCAGATGAAGGCGCTCGGCATCGGCGTGTCGACCAGCGTCGGCATCGGCGGCGACCCGATCAACGGCTCGTCCTTCAAGGACATCCTGCAGCTCTTCGAACGCGACGAGGATACCGACGCCGTGGTCATGATCGGCGAGATCGGCGGTCCGCAGGAAGCCGAAGCCGCGATCTGGGCGCGCGACAACATGCGCAAGCCGCTGATCGCCTACATCGCCGGGCTTTCGGCGCCGAAGGGCCGCCGCATGGGCCACGCCGGCGCGATCATCTCCGCCTTCGGCGAGTCGGCGCAGGAAAAGGTCGAGATCCTGAAGGAAGCCGGCGTCGTCATCGTGCCGACTCCCGCCTCCTTTGGCGAGGTCGTGGCCGACACGCTGGCGCGGACCAAGAAGGCGGCGTGA
- a CDS encoding D-glycerate dehydrogenase has product MKPRLIVTRKWPAAVEAILAERFDTTLNADDTPLSAAAMTSAFADFDAILATVSDRLPSAVFPDGDARTRIIANFGVGFSHIDVAAARDRDIVVTNTPGVLTDCTADLALSLMLAVARRTGEGERQLRAGEWRGWSPTHMAGAKVSGKTLGIVGMGRIGKATARRAHFGFGMKIVFFNRSPVDDEETRAMSAVQMQTLEGVLAASDFVSLHCPGGAENRHLIDARSLRLMKDSAFLINTARGDVVDQDALIGALQRREIAGAGLDVFAEEPAVPEALKQLENVVLLPHLGSATEETRVAMGMKVVENLTAFFEGRPVPDRVA; this is encoded by the coding sequence ATGAAACCGCGTTTGATTGTCACCCGCAAATGGCCGGCCGCCGTCGAAGCGATCCTCGCCGAGCGCTTCGACACGACCCTCAACGCAGACGACACGCCGCTGAGTGCTGCCGCGATGACTTCCGCCTTCGCGGATTTTGACGCCATCCTGGCAACGGTCAGCGACCGCTTGCCTTCCGCCGTGTTTCCCGACGGCGACGCCCGCACCCGCATCATCGCCAATTTCGGCGTCGGCTTCAGCCATATCGATGTCGCGGCGGCCCGCGACCGCGACATCGTGGTGACCAACACGCCTGGCGTGCTGACCGATTGCACCGCCGACCTCGCGCTTAGCCTGATGTTGGCTGTCGCGCGCCGGACCGGTGAAGGCGAACGGCAGCTGCGGGCCGGAGAGTGGCGCGGCTGGTCACCGACCCACATGGCCGGCGCGAAGGTGTCGGGCAAGACCTTGGGTATTGTCGGCATGGGGCGCATCGGCAAGGCGACGGCCAGGCGCGCGCATTTCGGCTTCGGCATGAAGATCGTGTTCTTCAATCGCTCGCCGGTCGATGATGAGGAGACGCGCGCCATGAGCGCGGTGCAGATGCAGACTCTGGAAGGTGTGCTCGCGGCATCCGATTTCGTGTCCCTGCACTGTCCGGGCGGCGCGGAAAACCGCCATCTGATCGATGCCCGAAGCCTGCGGTTGATGAAGGATAGCGCGTTCCTGATCAACACCGCGCGCGGCGACGTCGTCGACCAGGACGCCCTGATCGGCGCGCTGCAAAGGCGCGAGATCGCCGGCGCTGGCCTCGACGTCTTTGCCGAGGAGCCGGCCGTTCCGGAGGCACTGAAGCAGTTGGAGAATGTCGTGCTGCTGCCGCATCTCGGCAGCGCGACCGAGGAAACGCGGGTGGCGATGGGCATGAAGGTGGTGGAGAACCTGACCGCCTTCTTCGAGGGGCGTCCGGTTCCCGACCGGGTCGCCTGA
- a CDS encoding CoA ester lyase has product MSHTINHLKKLRLQRSELAVPGSSPEMIEKAANSAADFVFLDIEDAVAPPDKERARKNIIEALNDIDWRAKGKTVSVRINGLDTHYMYRDVVDVMEQAGDRLDTILVPKVGVPADLYMVEAMVNQIEMAKGYKTRVGLEALIETALGMANVEAIAATPGRLEAMHFGVADYAASNKARTVNIGGLNPDYPGDQWHFALSRMTVACRAYGLRAIDGPFGDFSDPEGYNAAARRAAALGIEGKWAIHPSQIALANDVFSPPEKEVTRARRILEVLKEAEALGKGAAALDGKMIDAASERMARNVLVVSEAIERAGQAATH; this is encoded by the coding sequence ATGAGCCACACCATCAACCACCTGAAGAAGCTCCGGCTGCAGCGCAGCGAGCTGGCGGTTCCGGGTTCGAGCCCGGAGATGATCGAAAAGGCGGCGAACAGCGCCGCCGACTTCGTCTTTCTCGACATCGAGGACGCGGTCGCGCCGCCGGACAAGGAGCGCGCCCGCAAGAACATCATCGAGGCGCTCAACGACATCGATTGGCGCGCCAAGGGCAAGACCGTCTCGGTGCGCATCAACGGCCTCGACACGCACTACATGTATCGCGACGTGGTCGACGTCATGGAGCAGGCCGGCGATCGGCTGGACACCATCCTGGTTCCGAAGGTCGGCGTCCCGGCCGACCTCTATATGGTCGAGGCCATGGTCAACCAGATTGAGATGGCCAAGGGTTACAAGACTCGCGTCGGCCTCGAGGCGCTGATCGAGACAGCGCTCGGCATGGCCAATGTCGAGGCGATCGCTGCCACGCCGGGCCGGCTGGAAGCGATGCATTTCGGCGTTGCCGACTATGCCGCAAGCAACAAGGCGCGCACCGTCAACATCGGCGGCCTCAATCCCGACTATCCCGGCGACCAGTGGCATTTCGCTTTGTCGCGGATGACTGTCGCCTGCAGGGCCTACGGCCTGCGCGCCATCGACGGGCCGTTCGGCGATTTCTCCGATCCCGAAGGCTACAATGCGGCCGCAAGGCGTGCCGCGGCACTCGGCATCGAAGGCAAATGGGCGATCCATCCATCGCAGATCGCGCTCGCCAACGACGTGTTCTCGCCGCCGGAGAAAGAGGTCACCCGCGCCAGGCGCATCCTGGAGGTGCTGAAGGAGGCGGAGGCGCTCGGCAAGGGCGCGGCTGCGCTCGACGGCAAGATGATCGACGCGGCGTCGGAACGCATGGCGCGCAACGTGCTGGTGGTCAGCGAGGCGATCGAGCGCGCTGGCCAGGCCGCGACCCACTAA
- a CDS encoding response regulator transcription factor yields MTTKPERGNGSIEERRVRVIVAERNPLVVSALREMLECDGRFELVASVQSGKQFLDLAAEPEFDVAVIGWKLSDMDGADILAEVQSRKLDVRITVFSNDHDIGILKQCVRLGAQGYCFQFDDPPIIFETILAVAHGRICIPYIDINKVNDTPLAQLTVRERELLAVLSDGWTNLQIATRTGISENTVKYHLKNLYDKLDVRNRAMAVALYSSEKRRAPKSPFG; encoded by the coding sequence TTGACGACGAAGCCGGAGAGAGGAAACGGGTCAATTGAGGAGCGACGCGTTCGCGTGATCGTCGCCGAACGCAATCCGCTCGTCGTCTCGGCCCTTCGTGAAATGCTGGAATGCGACGGCCGCTTCGAACTCGTGGCTTCGGTGCAGAGCGGCAAGCAATTCCTGGACTTGGCTGCGGAACCTGAATTCGACGTCGCCGTCATCGGCTGGAAGCTCTCCGACATGGACGGTGCCGACATCCTGGCCGAAGTCCAGAGCCGCAAGCTCGACGTGCGCATCACCGTCTTTTCCAACGACCATGACATCGGCATCCTCAAGCAGTGCGTGCGGCTCGGCGCCCAGGGCTATTGCTTCCAGTTCGATGATCCGCCGATCATCTTCGAGACCATCCTGGCGGTGGCGCATGGCCGCATCTGCATCCCTTACATCGACATCAACAAGGTCAATGACACGCCGTTGGCCCAGCTCACCGTGCGCGAGCGTGAGCTCCTGGCGGTGCTTTCTGACGGATGGACCAATCTGCAGATCGCAACGCGAACCGGGATTTCCGAGAATACGGTGAAGTATCACCTCAAGAATCTCTACGACAAGCTCGACGTCCGCAACCGCGCCATGGCGGTCGCGCTTTATTCGAGCGAGAAGCGCCGCGCGCCCAAATCGCCTTTCGGGTAG
- the lipB gene encoding lipoyl(octanoyl) transferase LipB encodes MPERSQIATSFLPLPGSAPVEWVIEPGLTAYPEAIAFMEARAEAIRSGAAGEMVWLVEHPPLYTAGTSARIEDLIEPDRFPVFSAGRGGEYTYHGPGQRVAYVMLDLKRRREDVRAFVAALEEWIIATLAAFNVRGERREDRVGVWVVRPDRPALADGTPAEDKIAAIGIRLRRWVSFHGIAINVEPELGHFTGIVPCGVEDHGVTSLVDLGLPVTMADLDLALKSAFEHAFGPAAASAVEAIRKAG; translated from the coding sequence ATGCCAGAACGCAGCCAGATCGCCACGTCGTTCCTGCCCCTGCCCGGTTCAGCACCTGTCGAATGGGTGATCGAGCCTGGCCTCACCGCCTATCCCGAGGCGATCGCCTTCATGGAGGCGCGCGCCGAGGCGATCCGCAGCGGTGCCGCCGGCGAGATGGTCTGGCTGGTCGAGCATCCGCCGCTCTACACGGCCGGCACCAGCGCCCGCATCGAGGACCTGATCGAGCCCGACCGGTTTCCGGTCTTTTCGGCCGGCCGCGGCGGCGAATACACCTATCACGGTCCTGGCCAGCGGGTCGCGTATGTTATGCTCGACCTCAAGCGCCGACGCGAGGATGTGCGCGCTTTCGTTGCCGCGCTCGAAGAGTGGATCATCGCGACGCTCGCCGCCTTCAACGTGCGCGGTGAGCGGCGCGAGGACAGGGTCGGCGTCTGGGTGGTGCGGCCGGACCGCCCTGCGCTTGCCGACGGCACGCCGGCCGAGGACAAGATCGCGGCAATAGGCATCAGGCTGAGGCGCTGGGTGAGCTTTCATGGCATCGCCATCAATGTCGAGCCGGAACTCGGACACTTCACCGGCATCGTGCCCTGTGGCGTCGAGGACCATGGCGTGACCAGCCTGGTCGACCTCGGCCTGCCGGTGACCATGGCCGACCTTGACCTGGCGCTGAAATCCGCTTTCGAACATGCGTTCGGCCCCGCCGCCGCTTCAGCCGTCGAGGCGATCCGCAAGGCCGGCTGA